One genomic segment of Panicum virgatum strain AP13 chromosome 2N, P.virgatum_v5, whole genome shotgun sequence includes these proteins:
- the LOC120661244 gene encoding 3beta-hydroxysteroid-dehydrogenase/decarboxylase-like translates to MATAKAGPTPGKPACAVTFGRSTLLGRHLAAALAASDRWSAVAVLDPSPFPPPPLASPLVRHHAVDLSDPARLASAIAGAAAVFHVDATTAAVPGSDGSFLSLHRLAAEGTRRLLAACRAAGVGRVVYTGSADVVAAGARDVVNADEDSLSYPDKFGNAVSELRAQVEMMVLSADGVDGVQTCVLRPSNLFGPGDSSLVRFVAGYARSPLGKFVIGGGGNMSDFTYVENVAHANICAEQALCSNAVSVAGKPFFVTNDEPMETWEFMNCIMEAMGFQRPRINLPAKMLLFVSLFSNMIHHRLGFQMFSTPLLHPDTIYFLSRTRFFNTSKARKLLGYYPIVSLEDGIMRTVGSFSELSDNLGFSRKQRSCGPSKADKLLGSGTAADILLWRDEKRTFSFVTVLFVLFYWFLLSDRTFVSSAAKFLLVTSLALFIHGVLPSQVFGFTFEKVTSDHFELSHSALRNSLMCLAYAWNGSIHKLRVLAEGEDWSTLLKVFAFLYSAKLLLNFQFRVLLGLVLASLFIVFIVYEQCEEEIDSLVSIASVKIKWLMDRVVDRLPASLKAYIS, encoded by the exons ATGGCGACCGCCAAGGCCGGCCCGACCCCAGGCAAGCCCGCCTGCGCCGTTACCTTCGGCCGCTCCACCCTcctcggccgccacctcgccgccgcgctcgccgcctcgGACCGCTGgtcggccgtcgccgtcctcgACCCTTCCCCTTTCCCTCCCCCACCGCTGGCTTCCCCCCTCGTCCGCCACCACGCCGTCGACCTCTCCGACCCCGCGCGTCTCGCCTCCGCGATCGCCGGCGCTGCGGCCGTCTTCCATGTGGACGCGACGACGGCAGCCGTCCCTGGGAGCGACGggtccttcctctccctccaccgcctcgcAGCCGAGGGCACGAGGCGGCTCCTCGCGGCCTGCCGCGCGGCCGGCGTGGGGAGGGTGGTGTACACCGGCTCGGCCGACgtggtggccgccggcgcccgggaTGTGGTCAATGCCGACGAGGACTCCCTGTCCTACCCTGACAAG TTTGGGAACGCGGTGAGCGAGCTGAGGGCGCAGGTGGAGATGATGGTGCTGAGTGCGGACGGGGTGGACGGGGTGCAGACGTGCGTGTTGCGCCCAAGCAATCTGTTCGGGCCTGGCGATTCGAGCCTGGTGAGGTTTGTTGCTGGATATGCAAGGTCTCCCTTGGGCAAG TTTGTAATAGGTGGTGGCGGTAACATGTCTGACTTTACCTATGTGGAAAATGTGGCCCATGCCAATATTTGTGCGGAGCAAGCCTTGTGTTCAAATGCAGTTTCTGTTGCTGGGAAG CCTTTTTTTGTCACCAATGATGAACCTATGGAAACATGGGAATTTATGAACTGCATAATGGAAGCTATGGGTTTTCAGAG GCCCAGGATTAATCTTCCTGCCAAGATGTTATTGTTTGTATCCCTGTTCTCCAATATGATTCATCACAGGCTTGGTTTTCAAATGTTTTCAACTCCTCTTCTGCATCCAGATACAATATACTTCTTGTCACGCACAAGATTTTTTAACACTTCAAAAGCTAGAAAATTACTTGGGTACTACCCAATTGTATCGTTGGAG GATGGAATTATGAGAACTGTGGGGTCATTTTCAGAATTATCAGACAATTTGGGCTTCTCAAGGAAGCAACGCTCCTGTGGACCATCGAAGGCAGATAAACTGCTAGGAAGTGGAACAG CTGCTGATATTCTTCTTTGGAGGGATGAAAAGAGAACCTTTTCATTTGTGACAGTATTGTTCGTGCTTTTCTACTGGTTCCTGCTTTCAGACAGAACTTTTGTCTCGTCGGCTGCCAAATTTCTTCTAGTGACATCCCTTGCTCTTTTCATCCATGGTGTGCTGCCTTCACAAGT CTTTGGTTTTACATTTGAGAAGGTTACCTCTGATCATTTTGAATTATCACACTCAGCATTGAGGAATTCACTTATGTGCCTGGCTTATGCATGGAATGGGAGCATTCATAAACTGAGGGTTCTAGCAGAAGGCGAAGACTGGAGTACCCTTTTAAAG GTATTTGCATTTTTGTACAGTGCAAAGCTATTGTTGAACTTTCAATTCAGAGTGCTGTTGGGTCTTG TACTGGCATCCTTGTTCATCGTCTTCATTGTCTACGAACAATGCGAGGAAGAAATTGACAGCTTGGTGTCAATTGCTTCTGTCAAAATCAAGTGGCTAATGGACAGAGTAGTCGATCGTTTGCCAGCTTCTTTGAAGGCATATATATCCTAG
- the LOC120661245 gene encoding probable hydroxyacylglutathione hydrolase 2, chloroplastic, whose protein sequence is MRMLSKACSIVASSLPRCSSSSAAPTMRGQPSLLPSVRKQWLGKPLLYGIGSLLVMPLRTLHGVGRVFGAGRFLCNMTSVSSSLQIELVPCLRDNYAYILHDVDTGTVGVVDPSEAMPIINALEKRNQNLTYILNTHHHYDHTGGNLELKAKYGAKVIGSEKDRDRIPGIDIGLKEGDTWMFAGHQVLVLETPGHTSGHVCYYFAGSGAIFTGDTLFSLSCGKLFEGTPQQMYSSLQKIIALPDETKVYCGHEYTLSNSKFALSVEPGNKELQEYAANVAELRNKNIPTVPTTIGREKQCNPFLRTSNPEIKRTLSIPDHFDEDRVLEVVRRAKDNF, encoded by the exons ATGAGGATGCTGTCGAAGGCGTGCTCGATCGTGGCCTCCTCCCTTccgcgctgctcctcctcctccgccgcccccacg ATGAGGGGGCAGCCGTCCTTGCTGCCCAGCGTGCGGAAGCAATGGCTCGGGAAGCCCCTGCTGTACGGAATCGGCTCCCTGTTGGTCATGCCGCTGAGGACGCTGCACGGAGTAGGGCGTGTGTTTGGCGCAGGGAGGTTCCTCTGCAACATGACCAGCGTCTCATCATCCCTTCAAATTGAGCTT GTACCATGCCTTCGAGATAACTATGCATATATCCTGCACGACGTTGATACTGGAACAGTTGGAGTGGTGGACCCTTCTGAGGCTATGCCTATTATAAATGCATTGGAAAAGAGAAATCAGAACTTGACCTATATACTGAATACCCATCATCACTATGACCATACTGGTGGGAACTTGGAACTGAAGGCAAAATATGGTGCAAAG GTTATTGGTTCTGAAAAGGACCGGGATAGAATTCCTGGCATTGACATCGGTCTTAAGGAGGGTGACACATGGATGTTTGCTGGTCATCAAGTTCTTGTACTGGAAACTCCTGGGCATACATCAG GTCATGTGTGCTATTATTTTGCTGGTTCTGGAGCCATATTTACAGGTGACACTTTGTTCAGTCTATCATGTGGAAAGCTTTTTGAAGGGACTCCACAGCAG ATGTATTCCTCACTTCAGAAAATTATAGCTCTGCCTGATGAGACGAAAGTATACTGTGGGCATGAATATACTTTG AGTAATTCAAAATTTGCCCTGAGTGTAGAACCAGGAAATAAAGAATTACAGGAATATGCTGCAAATGTAGCTGAGTTGCGCAATAAGAATATACCCACG GTGCCAACAACAATTGGGAGAGAGAAGCAATGCAATCCTTTCCTGCGGACCTCCAATCCAGAAATTAAGAGAACTCTGTCCATTCCAGATCATTTCGATGAAGATCGTGTGCTTGAAGTTGTCCGTCGAGCAAAAGATAACTTCTGA
- the LOC120661246 gene encoding flocculation protein FLO11-like, which translates to MASLVPGVLVKLLQHMNTDVKVAGEHRSSLLQVVSIVPALAGSDLFTNQGFYLKVSDSSHATYVSLPEEQHDLILSDKIQLGQFIHVDRLEAATPVPILRGVRPVPGRHACVGTPEDLVITSSSNFLGSKKMQPTNGLKDASSLSLEKETSKLEKINASRKPTGAENKKPMLTKSNSSLSKQALNGIGGKKESVKSKVKPTITRSTPSSPTSVYSLPASFDRFSNDLKQRNKVKGSEKASSSRLSLLEKAASVLKVTTAGRKSSASNPISSSVLSIGSGPKALRRSWEGNVDIKGKGNSESKTVKPDRKSDIKIPVTPRRKSPLDEKVSHKDDSVIQKAARKSATSAPSDDADKTVKKHTPIVKRTSGVLGNSNVTNLVKIPPISKKLTDASTSWTSLPPSLAKLGKELLRYRESAQMAAVEAMQEASAAESLLRCLSSYAEVSSTAEEQHPQPAVEQFLTLHAALSRATVITDTLTKPTITSAASPDRSAASDAGTVVSTTDEEAAAVAAERRRRATSWVSAALATDLSAFGLYNLKPVPAAVSSPLAVVVVDESSKQAAAAAAAAATPTKSSPSPKSRMSPAKGKARTGPGATAAAAALTTTPAPPEWERGGGAEERGELVRRLGEESRGWFLGFVERFLDADVAAAAPWDRERAARMLPQLKRVNDWLGEIGKRSEAPPPQPDADGEAAAASTAPVAANGGCAVPEETIERLRKKIYEYLLTNVDSAAAMLGGGGGPTAPANGKKG; encoded by the exons ATGGCTTCATTGGTACCTGGCGTCCTTGTGAAGCTCCTGCAGCATATGAACACTGATGTTAAAGTTGCCGGCGAACATCGGTCCTCGCTCCTCCAGGTTGTCAGCATTGTTCCAGCACTCGCCGGGAGCGATCTTTTTACCAACCAAGGGTTCTACCTCAAGGTGTCGGATTCATCCCATGCGACCTATGTTTCCCTTCCAGAGGAGCAGCATGATCTCATCTTGAGTGACAAGATTCAGCTGGGCCAGTTCATCCATGTGGACCGCCTAGAGGCAGCCACTCCAGTTCCCATCCTTAGAGGAGTCCGGCCAGTTCCTGGTCGCCATGCTTGTGTTGGCACACCCGAGGATCTTGTGATAACCAGCTCCTCGAATTTTCTTGGCAGCAAGAAGATGCAACCAACAAATGGATTGAAGGATGCCAGCAGCTTGTCTCTAGAAAAGGAAACGAGCAAATTGGAGAAAATAAATGCTTCACGCAAGCCTACTGGGGCAGAAAATAAGAAGCCGATGCTCACCAAATCAAACTCTTCACTGTCAAAACAAGCATTGAATGGGATTGGTGGTAAGAAGGAATCAGTTAAATCAAAGGTGAAACCAACTATTACTAGGTCAACACCTTCATCTCCAACCAGTGTTTATTCTCTACCTGCATCATTCGATAGATTCTCTAATGACCTGAAACAGAGAAATAAAGTAAAAGGATCTGAAAAAGCATCATCTTCTAGGCTTTCCTTGTTAGAAAAGGCAGCTTCTGTTTTGAAGGTTACTACTGCCGGGAGGAAGTCCTCTGCCAGTAATCCAATCAGTAGCTCTGTGTTGAGTATTGGATCAGGGCCAAAGGCCTTAAGAAGAAGCTGGGAAGGAAACGTGGATATTAAAGGAAAAGGCAATTCAGAATCAAAGACAGTGAAACCTGACAGGAAGTCTGATATCAAGATCCCTGTG ACTCCTAGACGAAAATCACCCTTGGATGAGAAAGTGTCACATAAAGATGACAGTGTGATTCAGAAAGCTGCTAGGAAGAGCGCCACAAGTGCTCCTTCAGACGATGCCGACAAAACAGTTAAGAAGCATACTCCTATTGTAAAGAGAACTTCTGGGGTTTTGGGCAACTCAAATGTTACAAATTTAGTCAAGATTCCTCCCATCAGCAAAAAGCTAACAGATGCAAGCACTTCGTGGACATCACTCCCTCCATCTCTTGCCAAACTAGGAAAG GAGCTTCTGAGGTACAGGGAATCAGCACAAATGGCTGCTGTTGAAGCCATGCAAGAAGCTTCAGCTGCGGAGAGCTTGCTCAGATGTTTGAG CTCGTACGCCGAGGTGAGCTCCACGGCGGAGGAACAGCACCCTCAGCCGGCGGTGGAGCAGTTTCTCACCCTCCACGCCGCTCTTTCGCGGGCAACAGTGATCACCGACACCCTCACGAAGCCTACCATTACCTCTGCGGCCTCGCCGGACCGTTCGGCGGCCAGTGACGCCGGAACGGTGGTCTCCACCACCGACGAGGAGGCCGCGGCAGTCGCGGCCGAGCGCCGGAGACGAGCAACATCATGGGTGAGCGCCGCTCTCGCCACTGACCTGTCCGCCTTCGGCCTGTACAACCTCAAACCGGTCCCCGCCGCGGTCTCCTCGCCGCTGGCCGTGGTGGTCGTCGACGAGTCATCGAAGCAggctgcggccgcggccgcggccgcggccacgccgacgAAATCGTCGCCGTCGCCTAAGTCACGGATGTCCCCAGCGAAGGGGAAGGCAAGGACGGGCCCTGGCGCTACGGCGGCCGCAGCGGCGCTGACGAcgacgcccgcgccgccggagtgggagaggggaggaggcgcGGAAGAGAGGGGCGAGCTGGTGCGGCGGCTCGGGGAGGAGTCGAGGGGTTGGTTCCTCGGCTTCGTGGAGCGGTTCCTGGACGCggacgtggcggcggccgcgccatgGGACCGCGAGCGCGCGGCCAGGATGCTCCCGCAGCTGAAGCGCGTCAATGACTGGCTCGGCGAGATCGGGAAGCGCAGCGAGGCTCCTCCGCCGCAGCCCGAcgcggacggcgaggcggcagcCGCAAGCACCGCCCCCGTCGCCGCGAACGGCGGTTGCGCCGTTCCCGAGGAGACGATCGAGCGGCTAAGGAAGAAGATCTACGAGTATCTCCTCACGAACGTCGACTCCGCCGCCGCaatgctcggcggcggcggcgggccgaccGCGCCGGCGAACGGGAAGAAGGGCTGA